In Candidatus Polarisedimenticolia bacterium, the sequence TGGACGATCCGCAGACGGCAATCCCGGGGGTGTCCTTCGTGATCACGTCACCGAGTTCTGGGAAGGCGATGCGGGTTGCGTTGTTGAATAGGTGTGCTCCTTCCCGAAATGTTTGATCGTTTGAAGAGATAAATCGGTAGAGAAACGACCTCCTCCTTAAGGCGGGCAAAGAGCCCGCGATGAGGAGGAAGTGATGCAGGAAGATCCTACCGCAACGACGTCTGAGGGGCAGGTCGGGACTCAGGCGGAAAGCCAGACTGAAATGAAGAATGCTCCCGGGGTGGAAGCCACCTCGCAGGAGGGGTCCGCAACGGCGCAGGAGGAACACGCCGGTGCGGGAGTTGGGGCTGTCACAGCGGCGAGCAAGGCAGACCCGGGAGATCGTCCGGTGCGAGGCCGCCGCATGGGCTCCAAGCCCGCGGGCCGTGAGGGCGAGGGGCGGGGCACGCTGACGAGCGCGCAGCGGCTGCTGCTGTTAGACACGTGGCAGCGCAGCGGCCTGCCGGCGGAGGCCTTCGCGGGAATGGTGGGGCTATCGAAGCACACGCTGTACCTGTGGAAGAAGCGGTTCGAGCAGTTGGGACCGGCGGGGCTGACGGATCAGCCGCGGGGGGCCCCGAAAGGGAGCCGGCTGTCGGAGGCGACGCGGCGGGCGATCGTGATGCTCAAGCAGGCGCATTCGGAGTGGGGATGCGAGCGGATCGCCGAAGTTCTGTGGCGCAGCGAGGGGTACGAGGCGAGCGCGGGGGCCGTGTCGCGCGTGCTGAAAGAGGAGGGGTACGAGGCGGAGGAAGCGCCGAGCGTATCGCACGAGCCGGTGCAGCGGCGCTTCGAGCGGGCGCGGCCGAACCAGCTGTGGCAGTCGGACCTGTTCACGTTCCTGTTGAAACGGGAGAACCGTCGGGTGTATCTGGTGGTGTTCCTGGATGACCACAGCCGGTTCGTGGTGGGCTTCGGGGTGCACGCGACGCCGTCGGGGGCCCTGGTGCGCGAGGTCCTGGAGGCGGGGCTGGCCAACTACGGTCCGCCGGAGGAAGTACTGACGGACAACGGTCCGCAATACCAGACTTGGCGCGGGAAGAGCGCGTTCAGCCGGCTGCTGGAGAAGCGCGGGATCCGGCACCTGGTGTCGCGGCCGCGGCATCCTCAGACTCTGGGGAAGGTGGAGCGGTTCTGGGGGACGCTGTGGCGGGAGTGTCTGGAGGCGGCGGTGTTCCAGGATCTCTCGGACGCCCGCACGCGGGTGGGCCTGTTCATCGATTACTACAACTTTCTGCGGCCGCATCAGGGGTTGGAGGGACTGGTGCCGGCGGATCGTTACTTCGAGGCGGCCGAAGAGGTGCGGCGGACGCTGCAGGCGAG encodes:
- a CDS encoding IS481 family transposase, with amino-acid sequence MGSKPAGREGEGRGTLTSAQRLLLLDTWQRSGLPAEAFAGMVGLSKHTLYLWKKRFEQLGPAGLTDQPRGAPKGSRLSEATRRAIVMLKQAHSEWGCERIAEVLWRSEGYEASAGAVSRVLKEEGYEAEEAPSVSHEPVQRRFERARPNQLWQSDLFTFLLKRENRRVYLVVFLDDHSRFVVGFGVHATPSGALVREVLEAGLANYGPPEEVLTDNGPQYQTWRGKSAFSRLLEKRGIRHLVSRPRHPQTLGKVERFWGTLWRECLEAAVFQDLSDARTRVGLFIDYYNFLRPHQGLEGLVPADRYFEAAEEVRRTLQARVAENALDLARHGVPRKSFYLTGKVGEQAIALHAEGERVILTTGDGRREEVDLKASGRRAGPGVEPGLPEPVTPQGGTMEEPAGGEP